The genomic segment TTCGCTGTTCGATGGCACCAATTGCGGTCTGCGCCTGACCGGCAAGCCGGTCTTCTCCGTTCAGCACCACCCGGAAGCATCGCCCGGCCCGCAGGACAGCCATTACCTCTTCCGCCGCTTCGTCAACCTGCTGCGCGAGAAGAAGGGCGAACCGGCGCTCGCAGAGCGCTGATAAGACTCCGAAATTGAAGAGACCATGCGGCCCGCTATCAGCGGGCCGTTTGCATTTCGCGCTTTACCATCAGGTAGAAGCGGGTCGTTAGCAATATGGCAGCGGCCGACAGACCGACCACGAAGCCGAACCAGACGCCGGGTCCACCGAAGCCCAGCGGAAATGCGGTAATCCAGGCCAGCGCCAGGCCGATGGGCCAGTAGGAAATCAGTGCCAGGATCATCGGCACCCGTGCGTCTTTGAGGCCCCGCAGCAAACCGGCAGCAACTGCCTGAATGCCATCCACCAACTGAAATACACCGGCGATAATGACCAGCGTGCTGGCATAGGCCAGCACTTCGCGCGCGCCGGGAAGGTTGGGATCGAGGAACCAGCTTGCGAGATATTCGGGTGCCAGAGCGAATAGAAGGCCGCCGCAGGCCGCGATGGCACAGGCCACGCCGTAGACCGTGATCGCTGCGCGAACGAGGTTCGGGTAATCGTTCTGCCCGTGCGCCACGCCGATCCGCACGGTTGCCGCCTGTGCCAGCCCAAGCGGGATCATAAAGGCAATCGAGGCAAGCTGGAGCGCGATGCCGTGCGCCGCCAGCTCCAGCGTGCCGATCTGGCCCATGAGAATGGATGCAGCCGAAAACAGCGTCACTTCCGCCAGAATGGTGACGCTGATGGGCAGGCCAAGGCGGATGACTTCCCACAAGGCGTGGAAATCCGGTCTCCAGAAGCGCACGAACAATTCGTATTTCCGCGTCTCCTCCCGCGTCTGGATATAGACGACAATGAAAACAAGGCTGAAAGTGTTGACGATGACGGCGGCGAAAGCAGCGCCGATCATGCCGAAAGCAGGCAAACCGAAGTGTCCGAGCACCAACCCGTAAGCCAGAAAGCCATTCACGAGCAGCATAGCGATGGTGATGTAGAGAATGATGCCAGCGCGCCCGATGGCGCTGACCAGACCGCGCATGACATAAAACAGAAGCGCGGGCAGCAGGCCGAACTGGGCGACGGCGAGATACGCTCCCGTCTGCGCGGAGACGGCAGGATTCTGCCCAAGCGCCACGAGAATTTTTTCCGCACTGAGAAACAGCGGCACCGTCAACAGCCAATAGACACAGGCGACCCACATGCCCATACGCAAGGCACGGCGCGCGCTCGTGGCATCACCCTGCCCATAGGCGTTGGCAACCATGGGCACGACGGCGACGGAAAATCCCGAGCCGAAAATGAAGACGACGAAGAAAAACTGTCCGGCGAGCACCATCGCAGCCAGCTTTTCAGCGCCGAGCTGCCCGACGATCACCATATCTGTCGTATGAATGCCAAGCTGCGCCAGTTGCGCACCAATCAGCGGGATTCCCAGCGCAAGCGTCGCGCGCAAATGCGCACCCCAGGAGTTGGCACCAACCTTTTGGGCGTTCTCAACCGCAACCGACGATAACATGGCATTCCCTCAAAAAAACAAAAGCCGCTTCCCTGCAAACGAGGAGAGCGGCATTTTTCTCGATACGATATTTGCACCGACTGCGCAAGAATGTGGCAGACGCACAGATTTCACTCAACGCGGCACACCGCCAGACGGTTTGCAGCTGTCTTATACTCGAAATAATGAGATGCTATGATGCCGAAAATGTAATTTATATGAATGAAATCAATGGTATATATCGGCACTCACGAATTGTTTACGCACAGACGATAAAGCAAAGACTTACGTAACGGAATGATCTCTGGGTGCATGAGGCACGCCATCAAGGCCAACAGGCATGTCTCCATAATCCGGTTTCCGGCTCCACCTAGAGGTTCAAATTGCCTAGAAAATCCAACTTGATGACGCGCATCGTCGTCGCGGCATCCTGTGTCGTCGTTGCCGCCTTTGCGGGTTTTT from the Agrobacterium vaccinii genome contains:
- a CDS encoding MATE family efflux transporter yields the protein MLSSVAVENAQKVGANSWGAHLRATLALGIPLIGAQLAQLGIHTTDMVIVGQLGAEKLAAMVLAGQFFFVVFIFGSGFSVAVVPMVANAYGQGDATSARRALRMGMWVACVYWLLTVPLFLSAEKILVALGQNPAVSAQTGAYLAVAQFGLLPALLFYVMRGLVSAIGRAGIILYITIAMLLVNGFLAYGLVLGHFGLPAFGMIGAAFAAVIVNTFSLVFIVVYIQTREETRKYELFVRFWRPDFHALWEVIRLGLPISVTILAEVTLFSAASILMGQIGTLELAAHGIALQLASIAFMIPLGLAQAATVRIGVAHGQNDYPNLVRAAITVYGVACAIAACGGLLFALAPEYLASWFLDPNLPGAREVLAYASTLVIIAGVFQLVDGIQAVAAGLLRGLKDARVPMILALISYWPIGLALAWITAFPLGFGGPGVWFGFVVGLSAAAILLTTRFYLMVKREMQTAR